A single window of Pseudarthrobacter psychrotolerans DNA harbors:
- a CDS encoding RraA family protein produces the protein MSSKVLTGTHVLADTQVLAGLEAVSYPTIGHFLEDGFVDPAIQSLLDGVKVAGPAVTVRIVGNDAIAMNRALLELYPGAVLVVDMDGDRRHAPVGAVTAAAAKARGAAGIVVDGVATDLLELRSTGLPVFARGTSCLTTKRLHGTESAVDVPVKCGDVDVAPGDWVLGDNNGVIVLSPQETEAVLEQALPPMRPSRSCWQGSPQENRSKRCWRTDLRIH, from the coding sequence GTGAGCAGCAAGGTCCTCACAGGCACTCATGTTCTGGCAGACACGCAGGTCCTGGCAGGCCTTGAAGCCGTCAGCTACCCCACCATCGGGCATTTCCTCGAAGACGGCTTCGTTGACCCGGCCATCCAGTCGCTGTTGGACGGCGTGAAGGTGGCCGGGCCTGCGGTCACCGTCCGGATCGTCGGAAATGACGCGATCGCCATGAACCGGGCGCTGCTGGAGCTGTACCCCGGAGCAGTGCTGGTGGTGGACATGGACGGCGATCGCCGCCATGCCCCTGTCGGCGCGGTGACAGCGGCCGCCGCCAAGGCCCGGGGCGCGGCCGGCATCGTGGTGGACGGCGTGGCAACTGATCTGCTGGAGCTGCGGAGTACCGGCCTGCCGGTGTTCGCCCGCGGCACCTCGTGCCTCACCACAAAGCGCCTGCACGGCACGGAATCTGCGGTCGATGTTCCGGTCAAATGCGGGGACGTGGACGTGGCCCCCGGCGACTGGGTGCTGGGGGACAATAACGGCGTGATCGTGCTGTCCCCGCAGGAGACAGAGGCTGTGCTGGAGCAGGCTCTGCCTCCGATGCGGCCGAGCCGGAGCTGCTGGCAAGGATCGCCGCAGGAGAACCGCTCGAAACGCTGCTGGCGCACTGACCTGCGAATACACTGA
- a CDS encoding alanine racemase, with amino-acid sequence MAAWCESRNVVLAPHVKTTMSAPIVRRQADAGAQGVTVATVDQAGILLGWGYRNILIANQVVDRQGLNRIHSWLTEDPTLQIRIFVDSKEGSAAAASVFDGSSVALDVLLDVGAPGGRTGLRTLREARSLAELVGSTEGLRLVGVAGYEGVVANSREEVIVSAVDDHCRNVRDVFLAVADLYETPAPVFSMGGSAFPDRVIEFLPTDSDVPGTVRLLRSGCYVTHDHGTYAQVSPVPGLIPALAVRAVVLSAPEDGMVIAGAGKRELPYDAGLPTLLSVRTADGTGKPDATGRIEKLFDHHAVLTGATGIDVTDIVEFGISHPCSAFDRWHEYIVTDSTGETDVWHTNFHRESIEATTSEK; translated from the coding sequence ATGGCAGCTTGGTGTGAGAGCCGGAATGTGGTGCTGGCCCCACACGTCAAGACGACCATGTCGGCCCCGATTGTCAGGCGCCAGGCGGACGCGGGCGCCCAAGGGGTCACCGTTGCCACCGTTGACCAGGCCGGCATCCTTCTGGGCTGGGGCTACCGCAACATCCTGATTGCCAACCAGGTGGTTGACCGCCAGGGGCTCAACCGAATCCACTCGTGGCTCACCGAGGACCCGACACTGCAGATCCGCATTTTCGTGGATTCCAAGGAAGGATCCGCCGCAGCCGCCAGCGTCTTTGACGGTTCGTCCGTTGCCCTGGATGTCCTCCTGGACGTCGGCGCCCCTGGGGGCCGGACCGGTCTAAGGACCCTCCGGGAGGCCCGCTCGCTTGCCGAACTCGTCGGCTCGACAGAAGGACTCCGCCTCGTCGGCGTCGCCGGCTACGAAGGCGTGGTCGCCAACAGCCGCGAGGAAGTGATCGTGTCCGCCGTTGATGATCACTGCCGCAATGTACGGGACGTTTTCCTCGCCGTGGCGGACTTATACGAGACGCCTGCTCCGGTCTTCTCCATGGGCGGTTCTGCGTTCCCCGACCGCGTTATCGAATTCCTTCCCACCGACTCCGACGTGCCGGGCACCGTCCGGCTGTTGCGCTCGGGCTGCTACGTCACACACGACCACGGCACCTACGCTCAGGTCAGCCCCGTTCCTGGGCTGATTCCTGCTCTCGCAGTCCGGGCGGTGGTGCTGTCGGCCCCGGAGGACGGGATGGTCATTGCCGGTGCGGGCAAACGGGAGCTGCCTTACGACGCCGGCCTGCCAACACTCTTATCCGTTAGGACCGCGGACGGCACCGGAAAGCCGGACGCGACGGGCCGCATCGAAAAGCTCTTCGACCACCATGCCGTCCTGACCGGCGCCACGGGAATAGACGTCACCGATATTGTCGAATTCGGTATCTCTCATCCCTGCTCCGCGTTCGATCGGTGGCACGAATACATCGTCACCGACAGCACCGGCGAGACGGATGTGTGGCACACCAACTTTCATCGGGAATCGATAGAGGCAACCACAAGCGAGAAGTAG
- a CDS encoding amidohydrolase family protein, producing MDSAVNQPLTIANALVFDGTSPELRKASIVFRDGLVAAVGDVAPEGQVVDAGGKVVVPGLIDAHFHAYAVGLGGLDVERCPLSYSALVGAKRLGLAVRRGFTTVRDVAGGDRGLARAIEDGLIASPRYYYTGAAFSQTGGHGDPRSADVDICFSHGHMCAVVDGSDNLRRAVRERFRTGSHAIKIMASGGVVSLTDPIRLPQYSAEEIRAVVDEAVRRRSYVAAHAYSPEAIRHSVENGVRSIEHGNLLDQPTAALMAEHGAFLVPTLAAYDAMNRRGESLGLNPVSQAKNAEVLSAGKVAIGLALQAGVKVGFGSDLMGDLEDDQLVGVRLQIEAAGVLETLRSMTSVNAELLQNPDIGRISAGAAGDAVLLDGNPFEDASVLWDEARPRLVIQRGRAMA from the coding sequence ATGGATTCTGCAGTGAACCAGCCCCTGACTATCGCCAACGCCCTGGTCTTCGACGGCACCTCGCCGGAGCTTCGTAAGGCGTCCATTGTCTTCCGCGACGGGCTTGTTGCGGCGGTGGGTGATGTGGCTCCGGAAGGGCAGGTGGTGGACGCCGGGGGCAAGGTGGTGGTGCCCGGGCTGATCGACGCGCACTTCCATGCGTATGCCGTCGGGCTGGGAGGCCTGGATGTGGAACGGTGCCCGCTGAGCTATTCCGCGCTGGTGGGTGCCAAGCGGCTGGGTTTGGCGGTGCGGCGGGGTTTCACCACCGTCCGCGACGTAGCCGGCGGCGACCGGGGCCTCGCGCGGGCTATTGAGGACGGTCTTATTGCCTCCCCGCGCTACTACTACACGGGTGCTGCCTTCAGCCAGACGGGCGGGCATGGCGACCCGCGCTCGGCCGACGTCGACATCTGTTTCAGCCATGGTCACATGTGCGCCGTAGTGGACGGGTCCGACAATCTGCGCCGGGCCGTTCGGGAGCGATTCCGCACGGGCAGCCACGCGATCAAGATCATGGCCTCCGGTGGCGTGGTTTCCCTGACCGATCCGATCCGGCTTCCCCAGTATTCCGCCGAGGAAATCCGTGCAGTGGTGGACGAGGCGGTGAGGCGCCGAAGCTACGTGGCGGCACACGCGTATTCGCCGGAGGCCATCCGGCACTCGGTGGAGAACGGTGTCCGCTCCATTGAGCATGGAAACCTGCTTGACCAGCCCACCGCCGCGCTCATGGCTGAGCATGGCGCGTTCCTCGTGCCAACGTTGGCCGCCTATGATGCCATGAACCGGCGTGGCGAGTCCCTGGGCCTGAACCCCGTATCCCAGGCTAAGAATGCTGAGGTGCTCTCGGCCGGAAAGGTGGCCATCGGATTGGCACTGCAGGCTGGCGTCAAGGTCGGCTTTGGCTCGGACCTGATGGGCGATCTGGAAGATGACCAGCTGGTGGGCGTACGCCTGCAGATCGAGGCTGCCGGCGTCCTCGAAACCCTGCGGTCGATGACGTCCGTCAACGCCGAGCTGCTGCAGAACCCGGACATCGGCCGCATCAGTGCCGGCGCTGCGGGCGACGCCGTACTGCTGGACGGCAATCCCTTTGAGGACGCTTCGGTGCTGTGGGATGAAGCGAGGCCACGGCTGGTCATCCAGCGCGGCCGCGCAATGGCCTAA
- a CDS encoding HpcH/HpaI aldolase/citrate lyase family protein — translation MPLRVDATFRDALATADRPLAGMWVCSGSPLIAELCAGSGLDWLLIDAEHSPNGLESILAQLQAVNGYPVQVLVRPPVNDTVLIKQYLDLGVQNLLIPMVNSVAEAEAAVAATRYPPHGVRGVGSALARASRWNRVPDYLARASETVSVTVQIESTAAVEAVADILAVDGVDAIFLGPSDLAASMGLLGQQEHPKVSTAVEHCLTAATAAGKPSGVNAFSPATARGYLAAGAAFVLVGADVALLARGSEALAAGFTKPSEGETPASY, via the coding sequence ATGCCGCTTCGAGTAGACGCCACCTTCCGGGACGCCCTCGCCACCGCCGACCGCCCCCTGGCGGGAATGTGGGTCTGCTCCGGCAGCCCGCTGATCGCCGAGCTCTGCGCCGGGTCCGGTCTGGACTGGCTCCTGATCGACGCCGAACACAGCCCCAACGGCCTCGAATCCATCTTGGCCCAGCTCCAGGCGGTCAACGGCTACCCGGTCCAGGTCCTGGTCCGGCCGCCGGTCAACGACACCGTGCTCATCAAGCAGTACCTGGACCTCGGCGTGCAGAACCTGCTGATTCCTATGGTTAACTCTGTTGCCGAAGCGGAGGCCGCCGTCGCTGCCACCCGCTACCCGCCGCACGGCGTCCGCGGCGTAGGGTCCGCCCTCGCCCGGGCCTCACGCTGGAACCGTGTCCCGGACTACCTCGCCCGGGCCTCGGAAACCGTCAGCGTCACCGTGCAGATCGAATCGACGGCGGCTGTCGAGGCCGTTGCTGACATCCTCGCCGTGGACGGTGTGGACGCCATCTTCCTCGGACCCTCCGACCTCGCCGCCTCCATGGGGCTGCTGGGACAGCAGGAACACCCCAAGGTGAGCACCGCCGTCGAACACTGCCTTACCGCCGCAACGGCGGCCGGGAAGCCCTCGGGTGTCAACGCTTTCAGCCCGGCCACCGCCCGCGGATACCTGGCGGCCGGCGCCGCCTTTGTCCTGGTGGGCGCCGACGTCGCCCTGCTCGCCCGCGGCTCCGAGGCACTCGCCGCCGGGTTCACTAAGCCCTCCGAAGGCGAAACCCCTGCCAGCTACTGA
- a CDS encoding GntR family transcriptional regulator yields MTETATETAIATGSKSEQAYTAVKARIVDGTYSPGYRLVLAAIAKDLGVSVVPVREAIRRLEAEGLVTFERNVGATVSGIDPTEYLYTMQTLSIVEGAATALSAPLIDSVAIARARAVNEDMRECLQHFDPVRFTHLNQDFHSILFEHCPNPHILDLVHRGWNRLASLRSSTFRFVPGRAHESVDEHEALLRLIEAGAAAEEIEKSARRHRSATLDAYLAQSNNAPTTNAGSLSAH; encoded by the coding sequence ATGACTGAGACTGCTACTGAAACTGCAATCGCCACCGGCAGCAAGTCCGAACAGGCCTACACGGCCGTCAAGGCCCGGATCGTGGACGGGACCTACTCCCCCGGCTACCGGCTGGTCCTGGCCGCCATCGCCAAGGATCTGGGCGTCAGCGTGGTCCCGGTCCGTGAAGCCATCCGTCGCCTCGAGGCCGAAGGACTGGTGACGTTCGAGCGGAACGTCGGCGCCACGGTCTCCGGGATCGACCCCACCGAGTACCTCTACACCATGCAGACCCTGAGCATCGTCGAAGGCGCCGCCACAGCCCTTTCTGCGCCGCTGATCGATTCCGTGGCGATCGCCCGCGCCCGGGCCGTGAACGAGGACATGCGCGAATGCCTCCAGCACTTCGATCCCGTCCGCTTCACGCACCTGAACCAGGACTTCCACAGCATCCTCTTTGAACACTGCCCCAACCCGCACATCCTGGACCTGGTCCATCGCGGCTGGAACCGGCTCGCCTCCCTCCGGTCTTCGACGTTCCGCTTCGTTCCCGGCCGTGCCCACGAATCGGTGGACGAGCACGAAGCGCTGCTGCGGCTCATCGAAGCCGGCGCCGCCGCTGAGGAGATCGAGAAATCCGCCCGCCGGCACCGCTCCGCCACTCTGGACGCCTACCTGGCCCAAAGCAACAACGCTCCGACAACCAACGCGGGGTCACTTAGCGCCCATTAA
- a CDS encoding amino acid permease gives MHTDTQLSKTLKPRHLSMIAIAGVIGAGLFVGSGAAIQQAGPGILLAYAAAGLVVILVMRMLGEMAAANPETGSFSTYADKALGRWAGFSIGWLYAWFWIIVLGIEATAGAAIMHRWVPGIDQWVWALLLMVLLTLTNLGSVKSYGEFEFWFASIKVAAIVLFLLFGIAAILGLVPGVPAPGVSNLLENGGFFPNGPGAVLAGILVVVFSFFGAEIATIAAGESENPVDAVKKAVKSTVWRILIFYIGSIAIVVTLLPWNSASVAKSPYVAVIELFGIPGAGTIMDIVVLTSVLSCLNSGLYTASRMLFSLSQRGDAPKSWTKISKRGVPAAAVLSSTVVGFVTVGLNFVAPDTVFLFLVNTSGAIALFVWLVIATSQLILRRRMGAAAKDLAMKMWLFPYLTWVAIASIVALLIGMLILDATRESLLLSIALAAVVVGIGVWRYRKNLSPHNHNDVSDPEGASVLIRAQ, from the coding sequence ATGCACACGGACACACAGCTGTCAAAAACACTCAAGCCGCGGCACCTCTCCATGATCGCCATCGCCGGCGTCATTGGCGCCGGGCTGTTCGTCGGCTCAGGAGCAGCGATTCAGCAAGCGGGCCCCGGCATCCTCCTGGCGTACGCGGCGGCCGGGCTCGTGGTCATCCTGGTCATGCGGATGCTCGGCGAAATGGCCGCGGCCAACCCGGAAACCGGATCCTTTTCCACGTACGCCGACAAAGCGCTGGGGCGCTGGGCGGGTTTCAGCATCGGCTGGCTTTATGCCTGGTTCTGGATCATCGTCCTCGGAATCGAGGCGACTGCCGGCGCTGCCATTATGCACCGATGGGTGCCCGGCATCGACCAATGGGTGTGGGCGCTGCTCCTCATGGTGCTTCTGACTCTGACCAACCTTGGCTCCGTGAAGTCCTACGGTGAGTTCGAGTTTTGGTTTGCGTCCATCAAAGTGGCAGCCATCGTGCTTTTCCTGCTGTTCGGTATCGCCGCCATCCTCGGCCTTGTCCCGGGTGTTCCTGCCCCGGGAGTCAGCAACCTGCTCGAGAACGGCGGGTTCTTCCCGAACGGTCCTGGCGCCGTGCTGGCCGGCATCCTCGTAGTGGTGTTCTCCTTCTTCGGTGCCGAGATCGCCACGATCGCCGCCGGCGAGTCCGAGAATCCCGTTGACGCGGTCAAGAAGGCCGTCAAGTCCACCGTATGGCGCATCCTGATCTTCTACATCGGCTCCATCGCCATCGTTGTAACCCTGCTGCCCTGGAACTCCGCCAGTGTGGCCAAGAGCCCGTATGTGGCCGTCATTGAGCTGTTCGGCATCCCGGGTGCGGGAACCATCATGGACATCGTCGTACTGACGTCGGTCCTGTCATGCCTGAATTCCGGCCTCTACACTGCAAGCCGCATGTTGTTCTCCCTCTCCCAGCGAGGAGACGCCCCGAAGTCCTGGACCAAGATCTCCAAGCGCGGCGTTCCTGCTGCCGCCGTACTGTCTTCCACTGTGGTCGGCTTCGTCACGGTGGGACTGAACTTTGTTGCCCCGGACACGGTATTTCTCTTCCTGGTCAACACCTCCGGCGCTATCGCACTATTCGTGTGGCTGGTCATCGCCACGTCCCAGCTGATCCTGCGCCGCCGCATGGGTGCAGCCGCCAAGGACCTCGCCATGAAGATGTGGCTCTTCCCGTACCTGACCTGGGTCGCAATCGCGAGCATCGTCGCCCTATTGATCGGCATGCTGATCCTTGACGCAACCCGCGAATCGCTGCTGCTCTCCATCGCACTTGCCGCCGTCGTCGTCGGCATTGGCGTGTGGCGATACCGGAAGAACCTCAGCCCACACAACCACAACGACGTCAGCGACCCCGAAGGCGCGTCCGTCCTCATCCGCGCCCAGTAG
- a CDS encoding LysR family transcriptional regulator, producing the protein MEFRQFEAFLAVAEELHFARAAEKLHVAQPALSKIIRTLERELGTELFERTTRKVRLTPSGEALLEPAKAISVHINGVKRIARAAQQGEIGSVTVGFAGTTGYSTLSILAREVSRKQPGISLELLPQNYSGEALSMLRDGTIDLAVVSSPAPAGISTLLVRNETLMLAIPSDHRLARQDRISVQDLRDQRFIAYPASHGSRVRDAMLSICAAAGFVPHIAQEAPDPYSLLALVGADVGVAIVVASSKHIRVDGVTYVPLAEATMVLPIALAWRDSNPSLALSTVVDLARNVFTS; encoded by the coding sequence ATGGAGTTTCGGCAATTTGAGGCATTTCTGGCCGTGGCGGAAGAGCTTCACTTCGCGCGAGCAGCCGAGAAGCTCCATGTTGCCCAACCCGCGTTGAGCAAGATAATCAGAACCCTCGAGCGCGAGCTGGGAACCGAGCTGTTCGAACGAACCACCCGAAAGGTCCGCTTGACCCCCTCGGGAGAAGCCCTCCTGGAACCGGCCAAGGCAATTAGCGTCCATATCAACGGCGTCAAGCGAATCGCCAGGGCTGCACAGCAGGGCGAGATCGGCAGCGTCACAGTAGGGTTCGCTGGAACCACCGGATACTCGACTCTTTCGATCCTTGCCAGGGAGGTGTCGCGAAAGCAGCCCGGCATCAGCCTGGAGCTTCTGCCCCAGAACTACTCAGGCGAAGCGCTGTCGATGCTTCGGGACGGGACGATTGACCTGGCAGTCGTGAGTTCACCCGCCCCCGCAGGAATCTCGACGCTCCTCGTACGGAACGAGACGCTTATGCTTGCAATACCCAGCGACCATCGATTGGCCCGCCAGGACCGGATCAGCGTTCAGGACCTCCGCGACCAGCGGTTTATCGCCTATCCGGCCTCGCACGGCTCCCGGGTGAGGGACGCCATGCTGTCCATCTGCGCAGCGGCCGGATTCGTGCCGCACATCGCACAGGAAGCTCCCGACCCCTACAGCCTGTTGGCCCTGGTGGGGGCCGATGTGGGCGTCGCGATTGTTGTTGCGTCATCCAAGCACATCCGGGTAGACGGCGTCACTTATGTGCCACTTGCCGAAGCCACCATGGTGCTGCCCATCGCCCTGGCCTGGAGGGACTCGAACCCCTCGTTGGCCTTAAGCACGGTTGTTGACCTGGCAAGGAACGTATTTACTTCTTAG
- a CDS encoding fumarylacetoacetate hydrolase family protein, which produces MEQVTDHTLAAARKVIAVHINYPSRAAQRGRTPEQPSYFLKPPSSLAFGSAEAPSVVERPAGCELLGFEGEIALIIGKPARRVGLEDAWSHVEWVTASNDLGVYDLRYADKGSNLRSKGGDGFTPVGPGLIPADAVDPSSLRIRAWHNSELVQDDTTGDLLFPFARLVADLSQLLTLEEGDIILTGTPAGASVAKPGDVVEVEVSTTTGATGGAALTTGRLVTRVEEGTTAFADFGARPKADDVQREEAYGSRAAAGLAAVGHVLTPELKAKLESVCTATLSSQLRKRGLNNVSIDGLTSTRPEKRIVGLARTLRYVPNREDLFKTHGGGFNAQKQAIDSVNEGEILVMEARGEKGTGTIGDILALRAQVRGAAAIITDGGVRDFAAVAAMEMPTYYANPHPAVLGRRHIPWDTDITIACGGTTVQPGDIIVADSDGILVIPPALAEELADDSIIQEREETFIAEMVAQGHSVDGLYPMNAEWQARYKERASAKETGND; this is translated from the coding sequence TTGGAACAGGTCACCGACCACACCCTGGCCGCGGCCCGCAAGGTCATCGCGGTGCACATCAATTACCCCAGCCGGGCAGCCCAGCGCGGCCGCACGCCGGAGCAGCCTTCCTACTTCCTGAAGCCACCGTCCTCCCTGGCATTCGGTTCGGCAGAAGCCCCTTCCGTTGTGGAGCGTCCGGCCGGCTGTGAACTCCTCGGTTTTGAGGGCGAGATCGCCCTGATCATCGGCAAGCCCGCCCGGCGGGTCGGGCTGGAGGACGCATGGAGCCACGTCGAATGGGTGACAGCGAGCAACGACCTCGGTGTCTACGATCTCCGCTACGCAGACAAAGGTTCCAACCTCCGGTCCAAGGGGGGCGACGGCTTCACCCCGGTCGGCCCCGGGTTGATCCCCGCAGACGCCGTCGACCCCTCAAGCCTACGTATCCGCGCCTGGCACAACAGCGAACTCGTCCAGGACGACACCACTGGGGACCTGCTTTTCCCGTTCGCCCGCCTGGTGGCCGACCTGTCGCAGCTCCTGACCCTTGAGGAGGGCGACATCATCCTGACCGGCACCCCGGCCGGCGCGTCCGTGGCCAAGCCGGGCGACGTCGTCGAGGTTGAAGTGAGCACGACGACGGGAGCCACCGGCGGTGCTGCACTCACCACCGGGCGTCTGGTCACCCGGGTGGAGGAAGGCACGACGGCGTTCGCCGACTTTGGTGCCCGGCCCAAGGCTGATGACGTGCAGCGGGAGGAAGCGTACGGTTCGCGGGCAGCGGCGGGCCTTGCCGCCGTCGGGCATGTCCTGACCCCTGAGCTGAAGGCGAAGCTGGAAAGCGTCTGCACCGCCACGCTTTCCTCCCAGCTGCGCAAGCGCGGTCTGAACAACGTCAGCATCGACGGCCTCACCTCTACCCGCCCGGAAAAGCGGATCGTGGGCCTGGCCCGGACCCTGCGGTATGTGCCGAACCGCGAGGACCTGTTCAAGACCCACGGCGGCGGCTTCAACGCCCAGAAGCAGGCCATCGATTCCGTCAATGAGGGCGAGATCCTGGTCATGGAAGCGCGCGGCGAGAAGGGTACCGGCACCATCGGTGACATCCTGGCCCTCCGCGCCCAGGTGCGTGGCGCCGCGGCGATCATTACCGACGGCGGCGTCCGGGACTTCGCCGCCGTGGCCGCGATGGAAATGCCCACGTACTACGCCAACCCGCACCCCGCCGTGCTGGGCCGCCGGCACATCCCGTGGGACACGGACATCACGATCGCCTGCGGCGGCACCACTGTGCAGCCCGGGGACATTATTGTGGCGGACTCTGACGGCATCCTGGTGATCCCGCCGGCACTCGCCGAAGAGCTCGCGGACGACTCCATCATCCAGGAGCGCGAGGAAACGTTCATCGCGGAAATGGTGGCACAGGGCCACAGCGTGGACGGGCTATACCCCATGAACGCCGAATGGCAGGCACGCTACAAGGAACGGGCATCCGCCAAGGAGACCGGAAATGACTGA
- the hpaD gene encoding 3,4-dihydroxyphenylacetate 2,3-dioxygenase, with amino-acid sequence MTDFVRTPSVPAPDIVRCAYMEIVVTDLAKSREFYVDVLGLHVTQEDENNIYLRSLEEFIHHNLVLRKGPIAAVAAFAYRVKSPAEVDAAEAYYQELGCRTERRKEGFTKGVGDSVRVEDPLGFPYEFFYDVEHVERLTQRYDLYSAGELVRLDHFNQVTPDVPKGRKYLEDLGFRVSEDIQDSDGVTYAVWMHRKQTVHDTALTGGDGPRMHHIAFATHEKHNIIQICDKMGALRISDRIERGPGRHGVSNAFYLYILDPDGHRIEIYTQDYYTGDPDNPVVTWDVHDNQRRDWWGNPVVPSWYTEASLVLDLDGNPQPVVVREEKSEMAVTVGADGFSYTREPGEEVGFKLGAQL; translated from the coding sequence ATGACTGATTTTGTCCGCACCCCCTCCGTCCCGGCTCCGGACATCGTCCGCTGCGCCTACATGGAGATCGTGGTCACCGACCTCGCCAAGTCCCGGGAGTTCTATGTGGACGTCCTGGGCCTGCACGTGACGCAGGAGGATGAAAACAACATCTACCTGCGCTCCCTGGAGGAGTTCATCCACCACAACCTGGTGCTGCGCAAGGGACCCATCGCCGCCGTCGCCGCGTTTGCCTACCGGGTGAAGTCCCCCGCCGAGGTGGACGCCGCCGAGGCGTACTACCAGGAACTGGGCTGCCGCACCGAACGCCGTAAGGAAGGATTCACCAAGGGCGTAGGCGATTCCGTCCGCGTCGAGGATCCGCTGGGCTTCCCCTACGAGTTCTTCTACGACGTGGAGCACGTGGAGCGCCTCACCCAGCGCTACGACCTTTACTCCGCCGGCGAACTGGTCCGCCTGGACCACTTCAACCAGGTCACCCCCGACGTCCCCAAGGGCCGCAAATACCTCGAGGACCTCGGCTTCCGCGTCTCCGAAGACATCCAGGACTCCGACGGCGTGACCTACGCCGTCTGGATGCACCGCAAGCAGACCGTGCACGACACCGCCCTGACCGGCGGGGACGGCCCCCGCATGCACCACATCGCGTTCGCCACGCACGAAAAGCACAACATCATCCAGATCTGCGACAAAATGGGCGCCCTGCGCATCAGCGACCGGATCGAACGCGGCCCCGGCCGGCACGGGGTCTCCAACGCGTTCTACCTCTACATCCTGGACCCCGACGGCCACCGCATCGAGATCTATACCCAGGACTACTACACCGGCGACCCCGACAACCCCGTCGTCACCTGGGACGTCCACGACAACCAGCGCCGCGACTGGTGGGGCAACCCCGTGGTCCCGTCCTGGTACACCGAGGCCTCCCTGGTCCTGGACCTCGACGGCAACCCGCAGCCCGTCGTCGTGCGTGAGGAAAAGAGCGAAATGGCGGTCACCGTGGGCGCCGACGGCTTCTCGTATACCCGCGAGCCGGGCGAGGAAGTCGGCTTCAAGCTCGGGGCGCAGCTGTAG
- the hpaH gene encoding 2-oxo-hept-4-ene-1,7-dioate hydratase — translation MLDAKTIEAIADELLEAARTRTPVPRLTARYPDMTVEDSYAVQQLWRRRNEDAGRKLVGRKIGLTSKAMQAATGITEPDYGAIFDDMVLGTGCSVEWDQYTHPRVEVELAFVLKKDLAGPGCTIFDVLDATDYVVPALEILDSRIEMEGRTIVDTIADNAAMGAMVVGGNPVKPDAVDVRWVAAILYKNQTVEETGVAAGVLDHPANGVHWLANKIAAHGDGMKSGDIILAGSFTRPLWVYKGDTVHADYGPLGAITCRFE, via the coding sequence ATGCTGGACGCGAAGACGATCGAGGCCATCGCCGACGAACTCCTCGAAGCCGCCCGGACCCGCACCCCCGTCCCCCGCCTGACGGCCCGCTACCCGGACATGACAGTGGAGGACTCCTATGCGGTGCAGCAGCTGTGGCGGCGGCGCAACGAGGACGCCGGCCGCAAACTGGTGGGCCGCAAGATCGGCCTCACCTCCAAGGCCATGCAGGCCGCCACCGGCATCACCGAGCCGGACTACGGCGCCATCTTCGATGACATGGTGCTCGGGACCGGCTGCTCGGTGGAGTGGGACCAGTACACCCATCCCCGGGTGGAAGTTGAGCTGGCGTTCGTGCTGAAGAAGGACCTGGCCGGACCCGGTTGCACCATCTTCGACGTCCTGGACGCGACCGACTACGTGGTGCCGGCCCTGGAGATCCTGGACTCGCGGATCGAAATGGAGGGCCGGACCATCGTGGACACCATCGCGGACAATGCCGCGATGGGCGCCATGGTGGTCGGCGGCAACCCCGTAAAACCCGACGCCGTGGACGTCCGCTGGGTCGCCGCCATCCTCTACAAAAACCAGACCGTCGAGGAAACCGGGGTGGCCGCCGGCGTCCTGGACCACCCCGCCAACGGGGTGCACTGGCTCGCCAACAAGATCGCCGCCCACGGCGACGGGATGAAGTCCGGGGACATCATCCTCGCCGGCTCCTTCACCCGCCCGCTGTGGGTGTACAAAGGGGATACCGTCCACGCCGACTACGGACCATTGGGGGCCATCACATGCCGCTTCGAGTAG
- a CDS encoding alpha-L-rhamnosidase C-terminal domain-containing protein, whose amino-acid sequence MNAHHPGRWDSQRPDGTVNPGTMTSFNHYALGAVADWLHRVVAGLAPAAPGHRHIRFRPQPGGGLTFAEASHLTPYGLASIAWRIEQGVMTADVLVPTGSDATVELPGGEPFDVGSGMHQFTVDLAPLATEFAAQ is encoded by the coding sequence ATCAACGCACACCACCCGGGACGCTGGGACAGCCAGCGCCCGGACGGCACCGTCAACCCTGGCACCATGACTTCGTTCAACCACTACGCCCTGGGTGCCGTGGCCGACTGGCTCCACCGTGTGGTGGCCGGCCTGGCACCGGCAGCGCCTGGACACCGGCACATCCGTTTCCGTCCCCAGCCGGGTGGCGGACTGACTTTCGCCGAAGCCTCACACCTGACGCCATACGGGCTCGCGTCCATTGCCTGGCGGATCGAGCAGGGTGTCATGACCGCTGACGTGCTGGTGCCGACGGGATCGGACGCGACCGTGGAACTGCCGGGCGGGGAACCCTTCGACGTGGGCAGCGGGATGCACCAGTTCACTGTGGACCTGGCACCCCTGGCGACCGAGTTCGCCGCCCAGTAG